The proteins below come from a single Chelmon rostratus isolate fCheRos1 chromosome 12, fCheRos1.pri, whole genome shotgun sequence genomic window:
- the LOC121615013 gene encoding cysteine/serine-rich nuclear protein 2-like → MYINHPSQTMRGILKRKFAEVDDNPCYSSSSPPSSLSSPASSEWESDGESSPSDNQDFAPHSPSSPADLPIRSILKRPKLAGAQSNVRFDQVTVFSFPRCQGFTSVPSHGGATLGMMRRHCTLQRYTVAEHALEQRHRRRARLRERLREERLNAFKHKLITSGAIDQKEAHRLTVDQIPDEDTDIHVSDAELGDGGFLQPYSSRQRQALLQAAGVKRIDREEKRQLHALRLSREACGCDCRGFCEPETCACSLAGIKCQVDRFNFPCGCTKDGCGNTEGRIEFNPRRVQTHYIHTAMRLELQRQLQDETPSKEDQTSLPEDLQEYADQDEAHSVQSAQDKGCPFGFTVEEDGLPLTMPTTPSFHFIPERLVVEENSCSSDMTESSCSSSDSDAGGCLNGSQNLPEVDGGLSRALSICDNNNYSPCSQLRHTGEPLTQHSSNSATYCAPTDSRGPLTADTFTDDINRTSLTDYLDENANQARDFFDDDSLEGFPNTPSPTVDYSSGRYMDLSLSSDSDLEFFDSDYTSGPLHSSFKLHRHLDNFCQLQLLSSVNLPQYESSTYLLESLIGLTEPSPEQGYAVSDNQLL, encoded by the exons ATGTATATCAACCACCCCAGCCAAACGATGAGAGGCATCCTGAAGAGGAAGTTTGCAGAGGTCGATGACAATCCCtgctactcctcctcctctcctccgtcctccctctcctcccccgcCTCCTCAGAGTGGGAGTCCGACGGGGAGAGCAGCCCCTCTGACAACCAGGATTTCGCACCTCACAGCCCTTCTTCACCCGCCGACTTACCCA TTCGGTCCATCCTGAAGAGGCCTAAGCTTGCAGGCGCACAGAGCAACGTACGCTTTGACCAAGTGACGGTGTTCAGTTTTCCACGCTGTCAAGGCTTCACCAGTGTGCCCAGCCATGGTGGGGCCACCCTGGGCATGATGCGGAGGCACTGCACCCTGCAAAGATACACTGTGGCAGAGCATGCACTGGAGCAACGGCACAGGCGCAGAGCGAGGctcagagagagactgagagaagagagacttaatgcatttaaacacaaa TTGATCACCAGTGGGGCCATTGACCAGAAAGAAGCACACCGACTCACGGTGGATCAAATCCCAGATGAAGACACTGACATCCACGTCAGCGATGCTGAGCTGGGGGACGGAGGTTTCCTTCAGCCGTACTCCTCCAGGCAGCGGCAGGCTCTCCTCCAGGCAGCGGGGGTGAAGCGCATagacagggaggagaaaaggCAGCTTCACGCCCTGCGTCTGTCCAGGGAGGCCTGTGGATGTGACTGCAGAGGCTTTTGCGAGCCAGAGACCTGCGCATGCAGTCTGGCAGGCATCAAGTGTCAG GTGGACCGCTTTAACTTCCCATGTGGCTGCACTAAGGATGGTTGTGGAAACACTGAGGGGCGCATCGAGTTCAACCCCAGACGTGTGCAGACTCATTACATCCACACCGCCATGAGACTCGAGCTGCAGAGACAACTGCAAGATGAAACACCGAGCAAAGAGGACCAGACAAGTCTTCCAGAGGACCTTCAAGAGTATGCGGACCAGGATGAGGCCCATTCGGTGCAGAGTGCACAGGACAAGGGCTGCCCCTTTGGCTTCACCGTGGAGGAGGATGGTCTTCCTCTCACCATGCCCACCActccttcctttcatttcatccCAGAACGGTTGGTAGTGGAGgagaacagctgcagcagcgacATGACCGAATCCTCTTgctcctcctctgactctgaTGCAGGAGGATGCCTTAATGGAAGTCAGAATCTCCCTGAAGTTGATGGAGGGTTGTCACGTGCCCTCAGCATCTGTGACAATAATAACTACTCTCCATGCAGCCAGCTGAGGCACACAGGAGAACCACTGACgcaacacagcagcaactcTGCCACTTACTGCGCACCTACTGACAGTCGGGGACCACTGACAGCCGACACATTCACAGACGATATAAACAGGACCTCACTGACAGATTACCTCGATGAGAATGCAAACCAAGCCAGAGACTTCTTTGACGATGACTCTCTTGAGGGCTTCCCCAACACTCCCTCCCCCACTGTGGACTATTCCTCAGGCAGGTACATGGACCTGAGTCTCTCCTCTGACTCCGACCTCGAGTTCTTCGACAGCGACTACACCTCTGGCCCTCTGCACAGCTCTTTCAAACTACACAGACACCTGGACAACTTTTGCCAACTCCAGCTGCTTAGCTCTGTTAATTTGCCACAGTACGAGTCGAGCACCTACCTCCTGGAGTCTCTGATCGGCCTGACTGAACCGAGCCCAGAGCAGGGTTATGCTGTCAGCGATAACCAGCTATTATAG
- the LOC121615005 gene encoding WD repeat-containing protein 48 isoform X2 translates to MATHHRQNAAGRRKVQVSYVIRDEVEKYNRNGVNALQLDPALNRLFTAGRDSIIRIWSVYQHKDPYIASMEHHTDWVNDIVLCCNGKTLISASSDTTVKVWNAHKGFCMSTLRTHKDYVKALAYAKDKELVASAGLDRQIFLWDVNTLTALTASNNTVTTSSLSGNKDSIYSLAMNQMGTVIVSGSTEKVLRVWDPRTCAKLMKLKGHTDNVKSLLLNRDGTQCLSGSSDGTIRLWSLGQQRCIATYRVHDEGVWALQVNEAFTHVYSGGRDKKIYCTDLRNPDIRVLICEEKAPVLKMELDRSADPPPAIWVSTTKSSVNKWSLKGMHNFRSSGEYDNDCTNPLTPLCTQPEQVIKGGASIIQCHILNDKRHILTKDTNNNVAFWDVLKACKGEDLGKVEFDEEIKKRFKMVYVPNWFSVDLKTGMLTITLDESDCFAAWVSAKDAGFSSSDGSDPKLNLGGLLLQALLEFWPRTRINPMDEEENEVNHVNGEQENRVQKGNGYFQVPPHTPVIFGEAGGRTLFRLLCRDSGGETESMLLNETVPQWVIDITVDKNMPKFNKIPFYLQPHSSSGAKTLKKDRLSASDMLQVRKVMEHVYEKIINLDNESQTTSSSTNDKPGEQEKEEDMAMLAEEKIELMCQDQVLDPNMDLRTVKHFIWKSGGDLTLHYRQKST, encoded by the exons ATGGCCACGCATCACAGGCAAAATGCTGCTGGGCGGAGAAAAGTACAG gtgtCATATGTCATTAGAGATGAGGTGGAGAAGTACAATCGAAACGGGGTGAACGCACTCCAGCTAGACCCTGCGCTGAACCGGCTCTTCACCGCTGGAAGGGACTCGATCATCCGGATATGGAGCGTCTACCAGCACAAA GACCCATACATTGCCTCGATGGAGCATCATACAGACTGGGTTAATGACATAGTTCTCTGTTGCAATGGAAAAACAT tGATATCTGCCTCATCAGATACAACAGTCAAAGTATGGAACGCGCATAAAGGATTCTGTATGTCGACGTTACGAACACACAAGGACTATGTGAAAGCTCTGGCCTACGCTAAGGACAAGGAGCTTGTGGCATCAGCAGGTCTGGACCGGCAGATCTTTCTTTGGGATGTGAACACACTAACAGCACTCACTGCTTCCAACAACACGGTCACCA CCTCGTCACTCAGCGGGAACAAGGACTCTATCTACAGTCTGGCTATGAACCAGATGGGCACGGTCATTGTATCTGGATCCACAGAAAAG GTTCTGAGAGTGTGGGATCCACGGACATGTGCAAAACTGATGAAGCTAAAGGGTCACACAGACAACGTCAAGTCATTGCTGCTGAATCGAGATGGCACTCAG TGCCTGTCGGGCAGTTCAGACGGGACCATCCGCCTTTGGTCACTCGGCCAGCAGAGGTGTATCGCCACCTACCGGGTGCACGATGAAGGGGTTTGGGCCCTGCAGGTTAATGAGGCCTTTACGCACGTCTATTCTGGAGGCAGAGACAAAAAGATCTACTGCACTGACCTGCGTAACCCAGACATCCGTGTGCTCATCTGTGAGGAGAAGGCCCCAGTGCTCAAA ATGGAACTGGACAGATCTGCTGACCCACCTCCAGCAATCTGGGTCTCCACCACCAAATCATCCGTTAATAAATGG tcTCTAAAGGGAATGCACAACTTCAGATCATCAGGGGAGTACGACAATGACTGCACTAACCCTCTGACACCACTGTGCACTCAGCCAGAACAAGTCATCAAGG gaggTGCCAGTATCATACAGTGCCACATTCTGAATGACAAGAGACACATACTCACCAAAGATACCAACAACAACGTGGCTTTCTGGGACGTCCTGAAG gcttgcaagggtgaagacttggggAAAGTGGAGTTTGATGAAGAGATTAAAAAGCGCTTCAAGATGGTCTATGTGCCAAATTGGTTCTCTGTTGACCTGAAAACTGGG ATGCTCACCATCACATTGGACGAGAGCGACTGCTTCGCTGCCTGGGTGTCTGCAAAGGACGCTGGGTTTTCAAGCTCTGATGGATCCGACCCAAAGT TGAACCTGGGTGGACTGCTGCTCCAGGCTCTGCTCGAGTTCTGGCCCAGAACTCGCATCAACCCCATGGACGAGGAAGAGAACGAGGTGAACCACG TGAACGGGGAGCAGGAGAACAGGGTCCAGAAAGGGAATGGATATTTCCAAgtgccaccacacacaccagtgaTCTTTGGGGAAGCAGGCGGCAGAACTCTGTTTAG GTTGCTATGTAGAGACTCAGGTGGAGAGACTGAGTCCATGTTGCTGAATGAGACAGTTCCACAGTGGGTTATTGACATAACTGTAGAT AAAAATATGCCCAAATTCAACAAAATCCCTTTCTACCTCCAGCCCCATTCTTCCTCTGGTGCAAAAACTCTAAAGaa GGACCGTCTCTCGGCCAGTGACATGCTCCAGGTGAGGAAGGTGATGGAGCACGTTTACGAGAAGATCATCAACCTGGACAACGAGTCTCAGACCACCAGCTCCTCAACCAACGATAAGCCCggggagcaggagaaggaggaggacatggCCATGCTGGCCGAGGAGAAGATTGAACTAATGTGTCAAGACCAG GTTCTAGATCCCAACATGGACCTGCGAACAGTTAAACATTTTATCTGGAAGAGCGGAGGGGACTTGACACTTCACTATAGGCAGAAGTCTACGTGA
- the LOC121615006 gene encoding Golgi reassembly-stacking protein 1-like, whose protein sequence is MGLSQSSEVSEGGTYGYHVHGVQPSSPAEKAGLQPFFDFILSLDNRRLNEENDLLKELLKANMERAVRMEVYSTKTTRVRELEVVPNNMWGGQGLLGASVRFCSYQGANENVWHVLDVEASSPAALAGLQPHSDYIVGADQVLQDSEDFFSLIEAHEGKPLKLLVYNTQTDGCREVLVTPNGAWGGEGSLGCGIGYGYLHRIPAPPDTPMANQSTPVPEEEPSPKLPTHGFTEAPLMAPSSQSEDVLDLEQVTLQEAPLPPPIQRVMDPGFSDSEVAVMNPDAADLVDRLDLSVSSIDMTNTSLAMHEEKDGEISGVEELEDSVLLSSSADNQTDPQQLSPQAAMDLTSALSSTDASSDSGIPPAEPSLLVPESTDLLVSLCESSDSPSPPMGALPPPVESPEPPAEPSVPAEDPPCPSPVDLLQPSAVNESMAEDSPAQAIEDATGPVEESTEPLDVAPADHCSHESDEMEPEEPPLE, encoded by the exons ATGGGTTTATCACAGAGTTCAGAAGTATCCGAAGGAGGAACATATGGATACCATGTGCACGGC GTGCAGCCCAGTTCCCCTGCAGAGAAGGCCGGACTGCAGCCCTTCTTCGACTTCATTCTGTCTCTGGACAACAGAAGACTG AACGAGGAAAATGACCTCCTGAAGGAGCTTCTGAAAGCCAACATGGAGAGAGCGGTGAGGATGGAGGTGTACAGCACTAAGACCACCAGAGTTCGCGAGCTGGAGGTGGTGCCCAACAACATGTGGGGAGGACAGGGCCTGCTAGGTGCCAGTGTTCGCTTCTGCAGCTACCAAGGAGCCAATGAGAATGTCTGGCACGTTCTG GATGTGGAAGCCAGTTCACCCGCTGCACTGGCAGGGCTTCAGCCACACAGTGACTACATCGTTGGAGCAGATCAGGTGTTGCAAGAT TCAGAAGACTTCTTCTCGCTGATTGAGGCCCACGAAGGGAAGCCCCTGAAGCTGCTTGTgtacaacacacaaacagacggaTGCAGGGAGGTGCTGGTCACACCAAATGGAGCGTGGGGTGGAGAGGGCAG CTTGGGTTGTGGCATTGGTTATGGCTACTTGCACCGAATCCCTGCACCGCCTGACACACCGATGGCCAATCAATCGACCCCTGTTCCTGAGGAGGAACCCTCCCCGAAGCTGCCTACCCACGGATTCACAGAG gcGCCTTTGATGGCACCTTCAAGCCAAAGTGAAGATGTGTTAGACCTGGAGCAGGTCACCCTTCAGGAGGCTCCTCTACCTCCACCCATTCAGAGAGTCATGGACCCTG gttTCTCAGACTCTGAAGTGGCAGTGATGAACCCTGACGCTGCAGATTTGGTGGACAGGCTTGATCTGTCTGTGTCGTCCATTGACATGACCAACACTTCACTGGCTATGCATGAGGAGAAGGATGGTGAAATCTCTGGAGTTG aggagctggaggacagtGTGCTGCTTTCATCGTCAGCGGACAACCAGACTGACCCACAACAGCTGAGCCCCCAGGCAGCCATGGACCTCACTTCTGCTCTATCTTCCACTGACGCTTCGTCAGATTCAGGCATCCCACCAGCTGAACCATCTCTTCTGGTCCCAGAGTCCACAGACCTCCTCGTCTCGCTCTGCGAGTCTAGCGATAGCCCAAGTCCACCTATGGGTGCATTACCTCCCCCCGTAGAGTCCCCTGAGCCTCCTGCTGAGCCCTCTGTCCCAGCTGAAGACCCTCCCTGCCCATCCCCGGTCGATCTCCTCCAACCCTCTGCTGTGAATGAGTCGATGGCGGAGGACTCTCCTGCTCAAGCCATCGAGGATGCAACAGGGCCAGTGGAGGAGTCCACGGAGCCTCTGGATGTGGCTCCTGCTGACCACTGCAGCCATGAGAGCGACGAGATGGAACCAGAAGAGCCGCCTCTTGAGTAA
- the LOC121615005 gene encoding WD repeat-containing protein 48 isoform X1, with product MATHHRQNAAGRRKVQVSYVIRDEVEKYNRNGVNALQLDPALNRLFTAGRDSIIRIWSVYQHKQDPYIASMEHHTDWVNDIVLCCNGKTLISASSDTTVKVWNAHKGFCMSTLRTHKDYVKALAYAKDKELVASAGLDRQIFLWDVNTLTALTASNNTVTTSSLSGNKDSIYSLAMNQMGTVIVSGSTEKVLRVWDPRTCAKLMKLKGHTDNVKSLLLNRDGTQCLSGSSDGTIRLWSLGQQRCIATYRVHDEGVWALQVNEAFTHVYSGGRDKKIYCTDLRNPDIRVLICEEKAPVLKMELDRSADPPPAIWVSTTKSSVNKWSLKGMHNFRSSGEYDNDCTNPLTPLCTQPEQVIKGGASIIQCHILNDKRHILTKDTNNNVAFWDVLKACKGEDLGKVEFDEEIKKRFKMVYVPNWFSVDLKTGMLTITLDESDCFAAWVSAKDAGFSSSDGSDPKLNLGGLLLQALLEFWPRTRINPMDEEENEVNHVNGEQENRVQKGNGYFQVPPHTPVIFGEAGGRTLFRLLCRDSGGETESMLLNETVPQWVIDITVDKNMPKFNKIPFYLQPHSSSGAKTLKKDRLSASDMLQVRKVMEHVYEKIINLDNESQTTSSSTNDKPGEQEKEEDMAMLAEEKIELMCQDQVLDPNMDLRTVKHFIWKSGGDLTLHYRQKST from the exons ATGGCCACGCATCACAGGCAAAATGCTGCTGGGCGGAGAAAAGTACAG gtgtCATATGTCATTAGAGATGAGGTGGAGAAGTACAATCGAAACGGGGTGAACGCACTCCAGCTAGACCCTGCGCTGAACCGGCTCTTCACCGCTGGAAGGGACTCGATCATCCGGATATGGAGCGTCTACCAGCACAAA CAGGACCCATACATTGCCTCGATGGAGCATCATACAGACTGGGTTAATGACATAGTTCTCTGTTGCAATGGAAAAACAT tGATATCTGCCTCATCAGATACAACAGTCAAAGTATGGAACGCGCATAAAGGATTCTGTATGTCGACGTTACGAACACACAAGGACTATGTGAAAGCTCTGGCCTACGCTAAGGACAAGGAGCTTGTGGCATCAGCAGGTCTGGACCGGCAGATCTTTCTTTGGGATGTGAACACACTAACAGCACTCACTGCTTCCAACAACACGGTCACCA CCTCGTCACTCAGCGGGAACAAGGACTCTATCTACAGTCTGGCTATGAACCAGATGGGCACGGTCATTGTATCTGGATCCACAGAAAAG GTTCTGAGAGTGTGGGATCCACGGACATGTGCAAAACTGATGAAGCTAAAGGGTCACACAGACAACGTCAAGTCATTGCTGCTGAATCGAGATGGCACTCAG TGCCTGTCGGGCAGTTCAGACGGGACCATCCGCCTTTGGTCACTCGGCCAGCAGAGGTGTATCGCCACCTACCGGGTGCACGATGAAGGGGTTTGGGCCCTGCAGGTTAATGAGGCCTTTACGCACGTCTATTCTGGAGGCAGAGACAAAAAGATCTACTGCACTGACCTGCGTAACCCAGACATCCGTGTGCTCATCTGTGAGGAGAAGGCCCCAGTGCTCAAA ATGGAACTGGACAGATCTGCTGACCCACCTCCAGCAATCTGGGTCTCCACCACCAAATCATCCGTTAATAAATGG tcTCTAAAGGGAATGCACAACTTCAGATCATCAGGGGAGTACGACAATGACTGCACTAACCCTCTGACACCACTGTGCACTCAGCCAGAACAAGTCATCAAGG gaggTGCCAGTATCATACAGTGCCACATTCTGAATGACAAGAGACACATACTCACCAAAGATACCAACAACAACGTGGCTTTCTGGGACGTCCTGAAG gcttgcaagggtgaagacttggggAAAGTGGAGTTTGATGAAGAGATTAAAAAGCGCTTCAAGATGGTCTATGTGCCAAATTGGTTCTCTGTTGACCTGAAAACTGGG ATGCTCACCATCACATTGGACGAGAGCGACTGCTTCGCTGCCTGGGTGTCTGCAAAGGACGCTGGGTTTTCAAGCTCTGATGGATCCGACCCAAAGT TGAACCTGGGTGGACTGCTGCTCCAGGCTCTGCTCGAGTTCTGGCCCAGAACTCGCATCAACCCCATGGACGAGGAAGAGAACGAGGTGAACCACG TGAACGGGGAGCAGGAGAACAGGGTCCAGAAAGGGAATGGATATTTCCAAgtgccaccacacacaccagtgaTCTTTGGGGAAGCAGGCGGCAGAACTCTGTTTAG GTTGCTATGTAGAGACTCAGGTGGAGAGACTGAGTCCATGTTGCTGAATGAGACAGTTCCACAGTGGGTTATTGACATAACTGTAGAT AAAAATATGCCCAAATTCAACAAAATCCCTTTCTACCTCCAGCCCCATTCTTCCTCTGGTGCAAAAACTCTAAAGaa GGACCGTCTCTCGGCCAGTGACATGCTCCAGGTGAGGAAGGTGATGGAGCACGTTTACGAGAAGATCATCAACCTGGACAACGAGTCTCAGACCACCAGCTCCTCAACCAACGATAAGCCCggggagcaggagaaggaggaggacatggCCATGCTGGCCGAGGAGAAGATTGAACTAATGTGTCAAGACCAG GTTCTAGATCCCAACATGGACCTGCGAACAGTTAAACATTTTATCTGGAAGAGCGGAGGGGACTTGACACTTCACTATAGGCAGAAGTCTACGTGA